In Eriocheir sinensis breed Jianghai 21 chromosome 8, ASM2467909v1, whole genome shotgun sequence, the following proteins share a genomic window:
- the LOC126995426 gene encoding uncharacterized protein LOC126995426 isoform X3, with protein sequence MVTWYQWRTCRRSSRPCRESGRILCLIIPTRLGAWMEAQGKTESVGGKAKPPGTSRVQMTRRMLAVLKFTFDHEHFPSSVHMARLAKMMGLPWSQVRNWFTDRRVENKKAGIYPRDKPLLHCTYCAVTLETEADQKGHLFSTQHVRTILGEEYCGVNSFSGGTPESIKWKKLPKTVNAVSKMSGARILAVGFSAEDSKKKDVKSSSEKKVEPVVEGVSHSKELKKLWTEAMLLPEEKEPPLVEWNSVRFNQENNSDNKCESFKQEGKDMTHLNLPTPEEKEKVIKLKNLENMCAKQVVSNKVGLVSSNVSDMTPCSTSVNTLVTAKNSTLTSDVVVNITNYSCPVTTSIISEGMFRHPNTERSQSSDDVSVISEVKTSRKMTNFGKKIRLGGMMTESPIEAQRLSTASIEAPKKAPKSTFPYRKLKSKQKKFSWTNSISQEKLTQPSTFASQLMQDAELKQEHESDESWSHMNNITLYRADGTDAPEKCELAVVNANQQPIAITQSPATYRSYLPKSSQFIQKSSSVKYQPQIGKSGIRQAVYKMPRSIDKRRLKLQNELLALAPRDTRAKISVHEGNLIVGYQCPKCSKIFQTEWLMMKHSVTHFKYHCDICYQVYPDENMMKIHLLDHLSGAYEDEKYYCQFSCKVCHSLKCGCFEPTYCKPKDLPRVFFRPQKAKRSKRSFTSKLNTGPNDHLKISMSAYKKMMVSGSVGLPSKEIAGTSTSSKPTHAELTQNLTLPPNAPKSAAPSDSQKPNLVFKETKVPNTLAEAQKPLHIERDQEYVTIKVETNDTSLPKETGIGASLGVSGVQLEVRPNNNALEEKDIAKEKRLNWNEVRTKFTFKSKSHANSQLSGISKSTEAGDEKAAKRVVGRKRASKFSKNFAYEDTVFYQMCEICDASFSTKSELSEHMFLHRLKSRSRRGEKRNLSSDPKETESPKKIKVYSLEDQASTETVTEGPDNCTCELCKVTFTTTADYRAHKILAHKEPKPDSVPQSIEVYRCKYCEKVYRRRRELKRHLKRDCTAAPASLRGMLSGLSYSGNVIEDAHYTTLKIDFDDKPDTPPKSSGKGMKGPIVCKYCTAVTKREAEMKRHIWKFCLKVPVEVVKKFMDGASLKELGFKCVKDGEASAENIDMEESNNTNMEIPEALRSLDETASTLHSSFSKGLSPKKTSPDNTKIPPVKANILEELNSAIKSLHEKMETSSVQPEPSGNHNISKIHLEDSKKTYAKPEANAKQGPIKHLPKRTKMQPPSTVGDTGESSTSASPLVTSVMQFPIVLPVMAASAKSKRPLVCGYCGIWYFREMAILKHMKERCIKIPELEKELLKNNSVLCNVTQRGGIASENGAVYKMVKVPEHLQNTPVPMPKDVSNEDIKELNANIKAFKQNTPAKPTDAKVANVQDSLSSSSTVVKEQGSLSSSTEGKKQDRLSSSPAEVKEQDTLSPSPIKVKEQNSSSSSSRKVKEQDSLSPSLRKAKAEDSSSSPRKVKEQDSPSPSPKKVKEQDSSSSSPRKAKEQDSLSSPRKAKEQDSLSSPRKVKEQDSSSSSPRRVKEQDSLSSLRKVRKQNNLPSSHTKVNKKDSLSSSRKVKEQDSSSSSLRKIEEQDNPSPSPTKVREQNSLSSSRTKVNKKDSLSSSRVVKEQDSPSLSPKIKEQDSSSPSKVKGQDSPPSSPTKVKEQDSLSSSPSVVKDQDTPSLSPTKVKEQDTPSSSPTKVKDQDSPSSSPTVASEQDSLSSSSASPVKVNKTTTTKRGSRCRRCHEHFNSQEAVLAHSSVHHGPKKGFYKCKLCHARLAKYKQLREHVWEHTDENPYRCHLCGVKYRSSDALVDHLHTIHQFTSIYEKNLYKWLPGRHGRYREIKTKNSSCEENLDDMDTTLDSLAEVMVITDKDICSKTAIGQAKASKSHEMNEQSVDSDSMQEERKSLLKDSKSSADNALDNNKPQNKKMPSNSSIKISTDSNVSSNEGGKEAGNVNKDKSSMGDQNTLEKSVEKITRGSQSVKNAAALKESKDKGRTPQSNDLSKSKSESRVKEQNKIDAKIGGKVPEKNPQSSQEDDFTGEGFLPHIGNLDSVVETVHLTDEHLS encoded by the exons ATGGTCACGTGGTACCAATGGAGAACATGCAGGCGGAGCTCACGGCCTTGTAGAGAGAGTGGAAGGATATTGTGTCTGATCATTCCTACACGACTGGGAGCGTGGATGGAAGCACAAG GTAAAACAGAGTCAGTGGGAGGTAAGGCCAAGCCTCCCGGCACCTCTCGAGTACAGATGACCCGAAGAATGTTGGCCGTCCTAAAGTTTACCTTCGATCATGAACATTTTCCATCGTCTGTCCACATGGCCCGGCTGGCTAAAATGATGGGATTGCCGTGG TCACAAGTTCGAAATTGGTTCACTGATCGACGCGTGGAGAATAAGAAAGCTGGAATATACCCAAGAGACAAACCACTCCTACACTGCACTTACTGTGCTGTTACCCTGGAGACAGAAGCAGACCAGAAGGGCCACCTGTTCTCTACACAGCATGTCAGAACAATCCTTGGAGAAGAGTATTGTGGTG TTAATTCATTTTCAGGAGGTACTCCAGAATCCATCAAATGGAAGAAGTTGCCAAAAACTGTAAATGCTGTCAGCAAGATGTCAGGTGCCAGAATCCTTGCTGTTGGGTTCAGTGCTGAGGATTCAAAGAAGAAAGACGTAAAGAGTTCatcagagaagaaagtggagccAGTAGTGGAAGGAGTTTCTCATTCAAAGGAACTCAAGAAATTGTGGACTGAAGCCATGCTACTTCCAGAAGAAAAGGAACCACCACTTGTAGAGTGGAATTCTGTTAGATTCAACCAGGAAAACAACTCAGACAATAAGTGTGAGTCTTTCaaacaagaagggaaagacaTGACTCATTTAAATTTGCCAACtccagaagaaaaggaaaaagtcatTAAGCTCAAAAATCTAGAAAATATGTGTGCAAAACAAGTAGTTAGTAACAAGGTTGGATTGGTTTCTAGTAATGTCAGTGATATGACACCTTGCAGTACAAGTGTTAACACACTTGTAACAGCAAAGAATTCTACCTTAACCAGTGATGTGGTGGTAAACATTACTAATTATTCTTGTCCTGTGACTACAAGTATCATTTCTGAAGGAATGTTCAGACACCCAAACACTGAGAGGAGTCAAAGCAGTGATGATGTATCTGTAATATCGGAAGTGAAAACCTCAAGAAAAATGACAAACTTTGGGAAAAAAATCAGGCTGGGTGGCATGATGACTGAATCTCCCATAGAAGCTCAGAGGCTCTCCACAGCATCTATAGAAGCTCCAAAAAAAGCACCTAAATCAACATTTCCTTATAGGAAGCTCAAGAGTAAACAGAAAAAATTTTCATGGACAAACAGCATCAGCCAGGAAAAACTTACCCAACCATCCACATTTGCTTCCCAGTTAATGCAAGATGCTGAACTGAAGCAGGAACATGAATCTGATGAGTCATGGAGTCACATGAATAATATTACATTGTACAGAGCAGATGGCACTGATGCACCAGAAAAGTGCGAGTTGGCAGTCGTGAATGCAAATCAGCAGCCTATAGCCATCACTCAGAGTCCTGCAACATACAGATCATATTTGCCTAAAAGTTCTCAGTTCATACAGAAAAGTAGTTCTGTGAAATATCAGCCACAGATTGGAAAATCAGGAATAAGACAAGCAGTATATAAGATGCCCAGGTCTATTGATAAAAGGAGACTAAAACTTCAAAATGAACTACTTGCCCTAGCCCCAAGGGACACCAGGGCAAAAATATCTGTTCATGAGGGGAATCTCATTGTTGGTTATCAATGCCCTAAATGCAGTAAAATATTCCAGACAGAGTGGCTAATGATGAAGCACAGTGTCACTCACTTCAAATATCACTGTGATATATGTTACCAGGTTTATCCGGATGAAAATATGATGAAGATTCATCTGCTTGATCACCTAAGTGGGGCATATGAAGACGAAAAATATTACTGCCAGTTCTCATGCAAGGTATGCCACAGTCTTAAATGTGGGTGTTTTGAGCCAACATACTGCAAACCCAAAGACTTGCCAAGAGTATTTTTCAGGCCACAGAAGGCTAAAAGATCAAAGAGAAGTTTCACCAGCAAGCTGAACACTGGGCCAAATGATCATTTGAAAATTAGTATGTCCGCTTATAAAAAAATGATGGTATCTGGAAGTGTAGGACTTCCTAGTAAAGAAATAGCAGGAACTTCAACCTCTTCAAAACCTACACATGCAGAGCTCACACAAAACTTGACTCTGCCCCCAAATGCTCCCAAGTCAGCTGCACCAAGTGATTCTCAGAAACCAAACTTAGTCTTTAAAGAAACTAAGGTGCCCAACACCTTGGCAGAAGCCCAAAAGCCTCTTCATATTGAAAGAGATCAAGAATATGTGACCATTAAAGTGGAAACTAATGATACAAGCTTACCAAAAGAAACAGGCATCGGTGCTTCTCTCGGTGTATCTGGTGTGCAATTAGAAGTCAGACCTAACAACAATGCATTGGAAGAAAAAGACATTGCAAAGGAGAAACGGTTGAATTGGAATGAAGTTAGAACAAAATTTACATTCAAGTCTAAAAGTCATGCAAACTCACAGCTCTCAGGTATTTCCAAATCAACAGAGGCAGGAGATGAAAAGGCAGCTAAAAGAGTTGTTGGTCGAAAAAGAGCAAGTAAGTTTTCCAAAAATTTTGCTTATGAGGATACAGTCTTCTACCAAATGTGTGAAATTTGTGATGCAAGCTTTTCAACCAAAAGTGAATTAAGTGAACACATGTTCCTTCACCGCCTTAAGTCTCGCAGTCGTCGGGGAGAAAAAAGGAATCTTTCTAGTGATCCAAAAGAAACAGAATCTCCCAAAAAGATTAAAGTATATAGCCTAGAGGACCAAGCCAGCACTGAGACTGTTACTGAAGGTCCTGATAATTGTACTTGTGAATTATGCAAAGTTACTTTTACAACTACAGCAGATTACCGTGCACACAAGATTCTAGCTCACAAGGAACCAAAGCCTGACAGTGTTCCACAGAGTATTGAGGTTTATCGCTGTAAATACTGTGAAAAAGTTTATCGCAGAAGGAGAGAACTCAAGAGGCACCTGAAGCGTGACTGTACTGCTGCCCCAGCGTCTCTTAGGGGAATGTTATCAGGTCTTTCTTATTCAGGAAATGTAATAGAAGATGCACATTATACCACATTAAAGATTGACTTTGATGATAAGCCAGATACACCACCAAAGTCTAGTGGGAAGGGCATGAAAGGTCCTATTGTCTGCAAGTATTGCACAGCAGTCACAAAGAGAGAAGCCGAGATGAAGCGACACATTTGGAAGTTCTGTCTAAAGGTACCTGTCGAGGTAGTGAAGAAATTCATGGATGGTGCTTCACTCAAAGAGCTTGGATTCAAGTGCGTGAAGGATGGTGAAGCATCTGCAGAAAACATAGACATGGAAGAGTCAAACAATACAAATATGGAGATTCCTGAAGCACTAAGATCCTTAGATGAAACAGCCAGTACTCTTCATTCATCCTTCAGTAAAGGCTTAAGTCCTAAGAAAACTTCTCCAGACAATACAAAAATACCACCTGTAAAAGCAAATATTTTAGAAGAATTAAACTCTGCAATTAAGTCTTTACATGAGAAAATGGAAACATCATCTGTTCAACCAGAACCATCAGGAAACCATAACATTAGCAAGATTCATCTTGAAGATTCAAAGAAAACATACGCAAAGCCTGAAGCTAATGCAAAACAAGGTCCGATTAAACATCTCCCTAAAAGAACAAAGATGCAACCTCCCTCTACTGTGGGTGATACAGGAGAGTCTTCAACCTCTGCCAGCCCACTAGTTACCTCAGTCATGCAATTCCCTATTGTCTTGCCTGTAATGGCAGCTTCAGCCAAATCAAAAAGACCACTAGTATGTGGTTATTGTGGTATATGGTATTTCCGAGAGATGGCCATTTTGAAGCACATGAAGGAGCGATGCATCAAAATACCAGAGCTTGAAAAGGAACTTTTGAAAAACAATTCTGTCCTATGTAATGTAACCCAGAGAGGTGGCATTGCTTCAGAGAATGGAGCTGTTTACAAGATGGTGAAAGTACCAGAACACTTGCAAAATACACCAGTCCCAATGCCAAAGGATGTTTCCAATGAAGATATCAAGGAATTAAATGCAAACATTAAAgcatttaaacaaaatacaccagCAAAACCAACAGATGCTAAAGTAGCTAATGTGCAAGACAGTCTGTCTTCATCATCCACAGTAGTCAAAGAACAGGGCAGTCTATCATCATCTACAGAGGGTAAAAAACAGGACAGGCTGTCATCATCACCTGCAGAAGTCAAAGAACAGGACACTCTGTCACCATCACCAATTAAAGTCAAAGAACAAAACagttcatcctcatcatccagaAAAGTTAAAGAACAGGACAGTCTGTCACCATCACTTAGAAAAGCTAAAGCAGAAGACAGTTCATCATCACCTAGAAAAGTTAAAGAACAGGACAGTCCGTCACCATCACCTAAGAAAGTTAAAGAACAAGATAGTTCATCCTCATCACCTAGAAAAGCCAAAGAGCAGGACAGTCTGTCATCACCTAGAAAAGCCAAAGAGCAGGACAGTCTGTCATCACCTAGAAAAGTTAAAGAACAAGACAGTTCATCCTCATCACCTAGAAGAGTCAAAGAACAGGACAGTCTCTCATCACTTAGAAAagtcagaaaacaaaacaatctgCCTTCATCACATACAAAAGTCAACAAAAAAGACAGTCTGTCATCATCTAGAAAAGTTAAAGAGCAAGACAGTTCATCTTCATCACTTAGAAAAATTGAAGAACAGGACaatccgtcaccatcacctacAAAAGTCAGGGAACAGAACAGTCTGTCTTCATCACGTACAAAAGTCAACAAAAAAGACAGTCTGTCATCATCTAGAGTAGTCAAAGAACAGGACAGTCCTTCCTTATCACCTAAGATCAAGGAACAAGACAGTTCATCACCTTCTAAAGTCAAAGGCCAAGACAGTCCACCCTCATCACCCACTAAAGTCAAAGAACAAGACAGTCTATCTTCATCACCTTCAGTCGTCAAAGACCAAGACACTCCATCCTTATCACCCACTAAAGTCAAAGAGCAAGACACTCCATCCTCATCACCCACTAAAGTCAAAGATCAAGACAGTCCATCCTCCTCACCCACAGTAGCTAGTGAGCAAGACAGTCTGTCCTCATCATCTGCCTCTCCAGTGAAAGTGAACAAGACCACAACCACTAAAAGGGGGTCTAGATGTCGTCGATGTCACGAACACTTCAACTCACAAGAAGCTGTTCTTGCACATAGCAGTGTGCACCATGGGCCAAAGAAAGGGTTTTATAAATGCAAGCTCTGCCATGCTAGACTGGCAAAATACAAGCAGTTAAGAGAACATGTTTGGGAACACACTGATGAGAATCCTTATCGATGTCATCTGTGTGGAGTGAAATACAGATCCAGTGATGCCCTCGTGGACCACCTTCACACTATACATCAGTTCACCTCCATCTATGAAAAGAACTTGTACAAGTGGTTACCAGGCCGTCATGGGAGATACAGGGAGATAAAGACAAAAAACAGCAGTTGTGAAGAAAATCTAGATGATATGGATACTACTTTAGACAGTCTGGCAGAAGTCATGGTCATTACAGACAAAGACATTTGTTCAAAGACAGCCATTGGGCAAGCCAAAGCCAGTAAAAGTCATGAGATGAATGAGCAGTCAGTTGACAGTGATAGCatgcaggaagaaagaaaatctcTATTAAAGGACTCCAAATCTAGTGCAGATAATGCACTGGATAATAACAAACCACAGAATAAGAAAATGCCATCCAATTCAAGTATTAAAATCAGCACAGATAGTAATGTGAGtagtaatgaaggaggaaaggaggctgGGAATGTAAACAAAGACAAATCGTCCATGGGAGACCAGAATACATTAGAAAAGAGTGTGGAAAAGATCACTCGTGGTAGTCAAAGTGTAAAAAATGCAGCCGCACTGAAAGAGagcaaggataaaggaaggactCCTCAGTCAAATGATCTCTCAAAGAGCAAAAGTGAGAGTCGTGTTAAAGAGCAAAATAAAATTGATGCCAAGATTGGAGGTAAAGTTCCTGAGAAGAATCCTCAATCTAGCCAAGAGGATGACTTCACTGGGGAAGGGTTCTTACCACATATAGGAAACCTTGACAGTGTGGTGGAAACAGTTCATTTGACAGACGAACATTTATCATGA